A window of Bacteroidota bacterium contains these coding sequences:
- a CDS encoding peptidylarginine deiminase-like protein has translation MPSFYKHFVKAIATAGLECGILKGTSDIWAVDYMPVQLSEYQFVQYVFTLDSLTTRK, from the coding sequence ATGCCATCGTTTTACAAACATTTTGTAAAAGCAATAGCTACTGCCGGATTGGAGTGTGGGATCTTAAAAGGAACTTCAGATATTTGGGCAGTTGATTATATGCCGGTGCAGTTGTCGGAATACCAGTTTGTGCAGTATGTTTTTACGCTTGATTCTTTGACTACCCGCAAGTAG
- a CDS encoding agmatine deiminase family protein has protein sequence MRLETEVVSCDLVLDGGNLVYEKDTLIVTDKVFTENADKTKNQVIQLLENCFHAQVIVIPRAYNDIFGHADGNVRFVNADTVLVNEPGTQLEYFKN, from the coding sequence TTGCGACTAGAGACCGAAGTGGTTTCTTGTGATCTAGTATTAGATGGAGGTAATCTCGTTTATGAGAAAGACACATTAATTGTCACCGATAAAGTATTCACTGAAAATGCAGACAAAACTAAAAATCAGGTAATTCAACTCTTGGAAAATTGTTTTCATGCACAGGTTATTGTCATACCGAGAGCCTATAATGACATATTCGGTCACGCAGATGGCAATGTCCGGTTTGTTAATGCTGATACAGTCTTAGTGAATGAGCCAGGAACGCAGTTAGAATACTTTAAAAATTAA
- a CDS encoding tetratricopeptide repeat protein, with protein sequence MQNALAKRQAEYDNNQAYIDNLIDWIYQLKSQTEDKEFLSAMDQLYSDLRDFDGQDLSLLGDDIRNVELQIKEEIDYYNNRLKELNDPTNYWNAGLENIKLQNLNQALINFTQVIRLSPQFDGGYYYRGIVYKELGNYSQAISDFTNYINLTTEKAAGYSLRGWAYSSSGDDYLALADFNKQIELEPASANAYYNRGSAKSSLQDYIGANADYTKAIELNPSFSMAYNNRAWSKYLQKKYTEALLDCNKAIELDIANWVAWDTRQETKFALGDYKGCIEDCNKAIELNPKIANSYLFRGKAKLKLGLKADACLDLSKAGELGIKEAYELIKASCNN encoded by the coding sequence TTGCAGAATGCATTAGCTAAAAGACAAGCAGAATACGATAATAATCAGGCATATATAGATAATTTAATTGATTGGATTTATCAACTTAAATCTCAAACAGAAGATAAAGAATTTCTCAGCGCTATGGATCAATTATATAGTGACCTCAGGGATTTCGACGGACAAGACCTTTCCTTGCTAGGGGATGATATTAGAAATGTAGAATTACAAATTAAGGAGGAAATTGATTACTATAATAACCGGTTAAAGGAGTTAAATGATCCTACTAATTATTGGAATGCTGGATTAGAAAATATAAAATTACAAAATCTAAATCAAGCATTAATAAATTTCACTCAAGTAATAAGGCTTAGTCCTCAATTTGATGGTGGGTATTATTATCGTGGAATTGTTTATAAAGAGTTGGGAAATTACTCCCAAGCCATAAGCGATTTCACAAATTATATTAATCTAACCACTGAGAAAGCAGCTGGATATAGTTTGCGAGGATGGGCCTATTCATCGTCAGGCGATGATTATTTAGCGCTCGCAGATTTTAATAAACAAATTGAATTAGAGCCGGCTTCGGCAAATGCCTATTATAACCGAGGTTCCGCTAAATCAAGTCTGCAAGATTACATTGGAGCAAATGCTGATTACACAAAAGCAATTGAATTAAATCCCAGTTTTTCAATGGCCTATAACAATCGAGCCTGGTCAAAATATCTACAAAAGAAATATACAGAGGCTTTACTTGATTGTAACAAGGCAATAGAATTAGATATAGCCAACTGGGTTGCTTGGGACACTAGACAAGAAACAAAATTTGCACTTGGGGATTATAAGGGTTGTATTGAAGACTGTAATAAGGCCATAGAATTAAACCCTAAAATTGCAAATTCATATTTATTCAGAGGAAAGGCAAAATTGAAATTAGGGCTAAAAGCTGATGCTTGTTTAGATTTAAGTAAGGCGGGCGAGCTTGGTATAAAAGAGGCCTATGAATTAATTAAAGCATCTTGTAACAATTAA
- a CDS encoding glycogen-binding domain-containing protein, translating into MSRFIKYCIFLLLLTVALPELSHAQLSGSAVRVTDGMVQVKIKQKRADYDHLMQYFGLNEDSLFTYHNLGKLADEGWKIKSITKRKAIIYKSVSDDNIDFQWGNMPLFFNFEGEGSSTPGYPGPVSYGVNSFSGRPTVFENAEDITVFYLPQQLSATDVFLSGNFNDWSTGQTPMQKTDSGWVTTIKLKPGKYFYKYIVDGKWIFDTNNNVRESDGNNSYNSTYFHTNYTFKLNGFTDKKQMILAGSFNNWNEKELAMQKTATGWELNLYLKEGTHTYKYIADREWMLDPGNPLARPDGKGNINSVMSLGEPHYFVLDGYLDAKIVMLTGSFNNWNAGELIMEKTATGWQIPFVLPSGNYEYKFIVDGQWITDPKNQCKSLLAENVNSCIVISANHLFSLNNFPQAKEVFITGSFCNWAEPGYKMMNDNGVWIFPCYLPAGKYTYKFVVDGKWILDPNNSNTEQNEYGTGNSVLWVSPDEEFLEK; encoded by the coding sequence ATGAGCAGATTTATAAAATATTGTATTTTTTTATTGTTGCTTACTGTAGCATTACCTGAATTGTCGCATGCACAATTATCGGGTTCAGCGGTTCGTGTTACAGATGGAATGGTGCAGGTTAAAATAAAACAAAAACGTGCTGATTATGACCATCTCATGCAGTATTTTGGTTTAAATGAAGATAGTTTATTTACGTATCACAATTTAGGCAAGCTGGCTGATGAAGGATGGAAAATTAAATCTATAACAAAACGAAAAGCAATTATTTATAAATCAGTAAGTGACGATAATATAGATTTTCAATGGGGAAATATGCCTTTGTTTTTCAATTTTGAAGGAGAAGGCAGCAGCACACCGGGATATCCCGGACCGGTCAGTTACGGGGTAAATAGTTTCTCCGGCAGACCAACAGTATTTGAGAATGCGGAAGATATAACTGTATTTTATTTACCGCAACAATTATCTGCTACAGATGTATTTTTAAGTGGCAATTTTAACGACTGGAGTACAGGGCAAACACCGATGCAGAAAACCGATTCCGGGTGGGTTACAACAATTAAATTAAAACCGGGAAAATATTTTTATAAATATATTGTAGACGGGAAATGGATTTTCGATACCAATAATAATGTAAGAGAATCTGATGGAAATAATAGTTATAACAGTACGTATTTTCATACTAATTATACGTTTAAATTAAACGGATTTACCGATAAAAAACAAATGATATTGGCAGGCAGTTTTAATAACTGGAATGAAAAAGAACTCGCCATGCAAAAAACCGCAACCGGTTGGGAATTAAATTTATATTTAAAAGAAGGAACACATACTTACAAATACATTGCCGACCGCGAATGGATGCTCGACCCCGGAAACCCGCTTGCAAGGCCTGATGGCAAAGGAAATATTAATTCTGTCATGTCACTTGGGGAACCACATTATTTTGTTTTAGATGGTTATTTGGATGCTAAAATCGTAATGCTAACAGGTTCATTTAATAATTGGAATGCCGGTGAACTCATTATGGAAAAAACGGCAACCGGTTGGCAAATTCCTTTTGTATTACCTTCCGGCAATTATGAATATAAATTTATTGTTGACGGGCAATGGATAACCGACCCTAAAAATCAGTGTAAATCATTATTAGCAGAAAATGTAAATTCTTGTATCGTGATATCAGCAAATCATTTATTTTCATTAAATAATTTCCCGCAGGCAAAAGAAGTATTTATTACCGGTAGTTTCTGCAATTGGGCCGAACCCGGTTATAAAATGATGAACGACAATGGGGTTTGGATTTTCCCTTGTTATCTGCCTGCCGGAAAATATACCTACAAATTTGTTGTTGACGGCAAGTGGATTCTTGACCCAAACAATTCCAATACCGAACAAAACGAATATGGTACAGGCAATTCCGTTTTGTGGGTTTCTCCGGATGAAGAGTTTTTGGAGAAATAA